A window of the Lactuca sativa cultivar Salinas chromosome 5, Lsat_Salinas_v11, whole genome shotgun sequence genome harbors these coding sequences:
- the LOC111895199 gene encoding protein SEED AND ROOT HAIR PROTECTIVE PROTEIN: protein MDTFSNVVFLFCMVISIISASANAAYGVAKLPEIPHKMKEKEIPKFIEVQGLIYCKSGPKFIPLKGATARVTCLARNQKGLELAPFSISSCPADDKGYFLAKLSPPSTKFLKNAQWELKECKAFLESSPLKECKVPLDINGGLKGAHIISSSTHRLLKNANLYSLKPFFYTSDKPQTVSDNKKY, encoded by the exons ATGGACACATTCTCCAACGTTGTCTTTCTATTCTGCATGGTGATATCAATCATCTCCGCCTCTGCTAATGCTGCTTATGGAGTTGCTAAGCTGCCGGAGATCCCTCACAAGATGAAAGAAAAGGAAATTCCTAAATTCATTGAAGTTCAAGGCCTAATATATTGTAAATCCGGCCCAAAATTCATCCCACTTAAAG GAGCCACGGCAAGAGTAACTTGTTTGGCAAGAAATCAAAAGGGACTTGAATTAGCACCTTTCTCCATCTCAAGTTGCCCAGCTGATGATAAGGGATACTTTTTAGCCAAACTGTCCCCTCCATCGACAAAGTTCTTAAAGAATGCTCAGTGGGAGCTCAAAGAGTGCAAGGCCTTCCTGGAGAGCTCGCCATTGAAGGAGTGCAAGGTTCCTTTGGATATTAATGGAGGGCTTAAGGGTGCTCATATTATTTCTTCATCGACTCATCGTCTCCTTAAAAATGCAAATCTCTATTCGCTCAAACCTTTTTTCTACACTAGTGATAAACCTCAGACAGTCTCCGATAACAAGAAATATTAA